One Actinomycetota bacterium DNA window includes the following coding sequences:
- a CDS encoding ribosome maturation factor RimP — MTKLRKPLHQEIESLLAPLASDEGYELVAVESAGARKSPVVRVFLDTEGGINIDQIAQANHWISQAIEDSGLISGSYTLEVSSPGIDRPLSKPADFTHNIGEIANIKTKPINGRGTFTGRILGVDDGSVTLDIGDDSVEIDMTSIIKARLKGRVDFGQKGEAKNEL; from the coding sequence ATGACCAAGTTGCGCAAGCCGCTACATCAAGAGATTGAAAGCCTTCTTGCCCCACTGGCAAGTGATGAGGGCTATGAACTTGTAGCCGTTGAAAGCGCGGGTGCACGCAAGTCGCCTGTTGTAAGAGTCTTTTTGGATACAGAGGGCGGCATCAATATCGATCAGATAGCGCAAGCCAATCACTGGATATCCCAGGCTATTGAGGACTCCGGGTTGATCAGCGGCTCTTACACACTTGAGGTGAGCTCTCCAGGGATCGACCGCCCACTGTCCAAACCGGCTGACTTCACCCACAACATCGGCGAGATCGCTAATATAAAAACAAAACCCATAAACGGTAGAGGCACATTTACCGGCCGAATTCTCGGGGTCGATGACGGAAGCGTTACTCTAGATATTGGTGATGACTCTGTTGAAATTGACATGACTTCGATCATAAAGGCACGCCTCAAGGGCAGGGTTGACTTCGGTCAGAAAGGAGAGGCTAAAAATGAGCTCTGA
- a CDS encoding proline--tRNA ligase, which produces MYNRTSTLYAPTLKEVPAEAEIPSHRLMLRAGMIRKVSAGIYTFLPLGLRSLRKIERIIREEMDRIGSQELLLPIVQPGDLWRESGRWSEYGPELARFTDRSGREYCLGPTHEEIITALIRNEVRSYRELPVSLYQINMKFRDEIRPRFGLLRGREFIMKDAYSFHASDESLQEHYDAQAEAYGRICDRLSLEWRSVKAESGQIGGSVTAEFMALSDTGEAELLYCACGWAANIDVAELLLDRKPAGDTPQALEKVSTPGLKSIAELAQAFNLSANDTVKTMAGKSTDGKLVLFFLPGDRELNPLKASWVCPGVELLTDDDFASFGIPKGSLGPIDPPADAILVADASLQSAVNWVVGANEDGFHYFNANPSRDFQIETWADISLARAGDPCPGCQEEKLAHARGIEVSQVFQLGTKYSESMGATFMSETGEEKPFVMGCYGVGVTRSLAAVVEQHHDDKGIVWPMSLAPFHVTVLPLTIGDSEVWPTAEDIFFQLSAHGIEAIIDDRDERAGVKFADAELIGYPVQVIVGKKGLSAGVVEVKLRDGLCSESVSVDSVVTHVVNLVTSRLCKEDPTSIC; this is translated from the coding sequence GTGTATAACCGCACAAGCACCTTATACGCCCCCACACTAAAGGAGGTCCCCGCCGAGGCAGAGATCCCGTCTCATCGGCTTATGCTCAGAGCGGGGATGATCCGCAAGGTTTCGGCAGGGATCTACACCTTTTTGCCGCTGGGGCTTCGGTCTTTGCGAAAGATAGAACGCATCATCAGGGAAGAGATGGACAGGATCGGCTCTCAGGAGTTACTCCTGCCGATAGTTCAACCGGGTGATCTATGGCGCGAGTCGGGCCGATGGTCAGAGTACGGTCCTGAGCTGGCGCGCTTCACGGACCGGTCTGGCCGGGAGTACTGCCTTGGCCCGACACACGAGGAGATCATAACCGCGCTCATTAGAAATGAAGTGCGAAGTTATCGCGAGCTTCCGGTATCGCTCTATCAGATCAATATGAAGTTCCGTGATGAGATCCGGCCGCGCTTTGGACTGCTGCGTGGCCGCGAATTCATCATGAAGGACGCCTACTCGTTTCACGCATCCGATGAGTCCCTCCAGGAGCACTATGATGCACAGGCCGAGGCGTACGGAAGAATATGCGATCGCCTCTCGCTCGAGTGGCGATCCGTCAAGGCTGAATCCGGGCAGATCGGCGGTAGTGTCACTGCCGAGTTTATGGCGCTATCAGACACAGGTGAGGCCGAGTTGCTCTACTGTGCATGCGGTTGGGCCGCCAACATTGATGTAGCCGAGCTGCTACTTGACCGTAAGCCCGCTGGCGATACACCTCAAGCGCTTGAGAAGGTAAGTACCCCGGGCCTCAAATCGATTGCCGAGCTCGCGCAGGCATTCAATCTATCGGCGAACGACACCGTCAAGACCATGGCGGGCAAGTCCACCGATGGCAAGCTGGTATTGTTCTTCCTCCCTGGGGACCGCGAACTCAATCCACTGAAGGCCTCATGGGTATGCCCTGGGGTTGAACTTCTCACAGACGACGACTTCGCTAGTTTCGGCATCCCCAAGGGGTCTTTAGGCCCGATCGATCCTCCAGCCGACGCAATTTTAGTAGCCGATGCCTCTTTACAAAGTGCGGTGAACTGGGTTGTCGGCGCCAACGAAGATGGTTTTCACTACTTCAACGCCAACCCGAGCCGAGATTTTCAGATTGAGACTTGGGCTGACATCTCACTAGCGCGTGCGGGAGATCCGTGCCCGGGATGCCAGGAGGAGAAGTTAGCTCACGCCCGAGGAATCGAGGTTTCTCAAGTGTTTCAGCTGGGAACCAAGTACTCGGAATCGATGGGTGCCACATTCATGTCCGAAACCGGTGAGGAAAAACCGTTCGTCATGGGCTGTTATGGTGTTGGAGTCACACGGTCGCTCGCCGCAGTTGTAGAGCAGCATCATGATGACAAAGGTATCGTATGGCCAATGAGCCTCGCCCCGTTCCACGTCACTGTTTTGCCGCTCACGATAGGGGACAGTGAAGTATGGCCGACAGCTGAAGATATTTTCTTTCAGCTTTCAGCACACGGCATTGAAGCTATCATCGACGATCGTGACGAAAGGGCTGGTGTCAAATTCGCCGATGCTGAGCTCATTGGATATCCGGTACAAGTTATTGTTGGCAAGAAGGGTCTATCTGCAGGGGTCGTAGAGGTCAAGCTTCGTGATGGCCTGTGCTCTGAGAGCGTTTCGGTAGACTCTGTTGTCACACATGTTGTAAACCTGGTTACCAGCCGTCTGTGCAAGGAGGATCCTACTTCTATTTGTTGA
- a CDS encoding Gfo/Idh/MocA family oxidoreductase, with product MSEKVRIAVVGGGRMGTPLIMDFLTRPFVSLVGVADVNPESRGAQIAKTHGIFFCEDASVLAQKGEEIDMIIDVSGDPDVKKSLKQAFIDSNNRSTIIVHDLTARLIMSLAADSSELVETYHPEDRGIG from the coding sequence ATGAGCGAGAAGGTTCGTATCGCGGTTGTTGGTGGAGGACGCATGGGCACGCCGCTGATTATGGATTTCCTAACACGTCCTTTTGTTAGTCTCGTCGGAGTAGCGGATGTGAATCCCGAAAGTCGGGGTGCGCAGATCGCGAAAACCCATGGGATCTTTTTTTGCGAGGATGCTTCAGTCCTTGCACAGAAAGGCGAAGAAATCGACATGATTATTGACGTATCCGGAGACCCGGATGTGAAGAAATCACTCAAACAAGCATTCATAGACTCGAACAATCGCTCCACCATCATCGTTCACGACCTTACCGCACGACTGATAATGAGTCTCGCGGCAGACTCCTCGGAGCTGGTTGAGACCTATCATCCTGAGGATCGTGGTATCGGGTAG
- the ispG gene encoding flavodoxin-dependent (E)-4-hydroxy-3-methylbut-2-enyl-diphosphate synthase: MIRRPTRPVRVGAVTVGGQAPIVVQSMTNTDTGDFAATLAQISAMVNAGCEIVRVAVPNLSVIDSFAEICNASSIPVVADIHFDHVLAIEAARRGASALRINPGNIGSIDRLDSIIEAAGEAGIPIRIGVNAGSLAAKYHDLDWPLPQKLVASAVEFVEHFESRGFFDLAISTKASSVNATVVAYRLLSEQTEYPLHIGVTEAGTIRSGTVKSSVGIGILLAEGIGDTLRVSLTADPVEEVLVAWEILAALDIRRRGAELISCPTCGRCQVDLISIATEVERRLSNKPCNLKVAVMGCVVNGPGEASEADVGVAAGKGLGVVFSRGKPIAKVPEEHLVDALMSEIDRLNISK, translated from the coding sequence ATGATTCGACGGCCAACGCGACCTGTAAGAGTTGGGGCCGTGACCGTTGGAGGTCAGGCGCCCATCGTCGTTCAATCGATGACCAACACTGACACAGGTGATTTTGCCGCAACTCTCGCGCAAATATCAGCGATGGTCAACGCCGGATGTGAAATAGTCAGGGTCGCGGTGCCGAATCTCTCTGTGATCGACTCGTTTGCCGAGATATGTAATGCGTCTTCAATACCTGTGGTTGCCGATATCCACTTCGACCACGTACTCGCTATCGAGGCAGCGCGCCGGGGCGCCTCTGCGCTAAGGATAAATCCGGGCAACATTGGCTCTATCGATAGATTAGACTCGATCATCGAGGCGGCAGGTGAGGCTGGCATCCCTATCCGAATTGGAGTAAACGCCGGCTCACTGGCGGCCAAGTACCACGATCTCGATTGGCCTCTTCCCCAAAAACTCGTCGCCAGTGCAGTTGAGTTTGTCGAGCACTTCGAATCTCGCGGCTTTTTCGATCTCGCGATATCCACCAAAGCCTCAAGCGTGAATGCAACTGTCGTCGCCTATCGCTTGCTTTCCGAGCAGACCGAATACCCGCTACATATTGGAGTAACTGAAGCCGGAACCATCAGGAGCGGTACCGTGAAATCCTCTGTCGGTATCGGCATACTTCTCGCCGAGGGCATAGGGGACACACTGAGAGTCTCGCTCACCGCCGACCCTGTTGAGGAAGTGCTGGTTGCCTGGGAGATTCTTGCTGCACTGGATATTCGACGCCGAGGAGCCGAGCTGATTAGCTGCCCCACCTGCGGTCGATGCCAGGTGGATTTGATATCTATCGCAACGGAAGTCGAACGGCGCTTGTCCAACAAGCCCTGCAACCTGAAAGTTGCTGTGATGGGGTGTGTCGTCAATGGACCCGGAGAGGCCAGCGAGGCCGACGTAGGAGTAGCCGCAGGCAAGGGCCTGGGAGTTGTCTTTTCCAGGGGCAAGCCAATTGCAAAGGTTCCGGAGGAGCATCTTGTCGACGCCTTGATGTCAGAGATTGATCGCCTGAATATTTCTAAATAA
- a CDS encoding site-2 protease family protein, with amino-acid sequence MSELLDSVSVIFWGIVTFSILVILHEGGHFAVARLFGVRVHEFMVGLPGPAVRFHSKSGTIFGVTAIPLGGYVRIAGMEPGEEDPLLAAALSNVIASPGITGERLAQILGIDEARAVTILETLEDWRAIAVEKGDDPAGLSYVSAMDDSENKTSEELLAQARSQTYRGLTTSKRIALLSAGVLVNLFAAVAVFTFVLSTWGYYEHSLTLAEVIPNSAAHEAGLRAGDTITALQGDELSNWMELSSTVGLKAPGDVIQVDYMRDGVESQAEITLGRSPEGRGFLGVGPEVTPVDLTIIEALTESIGWVGLVFVAIGNFFNPETFTASMEGARGIVGISVEVERAAEAGPLSYAWIVALLSLSLGAMNILPIPPLDGGKIVLEIIEKIAGRPLHKSFTMAVSIAGALLLFGLIGYLIYADIMRYFINT; translated from the coding sequence ATGTCTGAGCTGTTAGATTCGGTCTCCGTCATATTCTGGGGGATCGTTACCTTTTCTATTCTGGTTATATTGCATGAGGGCGGCCACTTCGCCGTCGCGAGGCTTTTTGGTGTCCGTGTTCACGAGTTTATGGTCGGGCTACCTGGGCCCGCTGTGCGCTTCCATAGCAAGAGTGGAACGATCTTTGGGGTGACGGCCATTCCGTTGGGCGGCTACGTTCGCATCGCTGGAATGGAACCGGGCGAGGAAGACCCACTCCTGGCCGCCGCGCTGTCCAATGTGATTGCTAGCCCTGGAATCACCGGCGAGCGACTCGCTCAAATTCTCGGCATCGATGAAGCACGAGCGGTGACCATCCTTGAAACACTGGAAGATTGGCGAGCCATAGCTGTAGAAAAAGGTGACGACCCGGCCGGGCTGTCTTATGTCTCGGCTATGGATGACTCAGAAAACAAAACCTCTGAGGAGCTACTGGCGCAGGCTAGAAGTCAGACATACCGCGGCTTGACCACCAGCAAGCGGATAGCACTTCTCTCCGCGGGAGTTCTCGTCAACCTCTTTGCGGCGGTTGCCGTGTTTACTTTTGTGCTTTCCACCTGGGGCTACTACGAGCACTCCTTGACTCTGGCCGAGGTAATCCCTAACTCCGCTGCTCACGAGGCCGGCTTGCGGGCTGGAGATACAATAACCGCACTTCAAGGCGACGAGCTCAGCAACTGGATGGAGCTGAGCTCCACTGTCGGACTGAAGGCGCCGGGAGACGTGATCCAGGTTGATTACATGCGCGACGGCGTTGAGAGTCAAGCTGAAATAACCTTGGGAAGATCACCTGAGGGACGTGGCTTTTTAGGAGTAGGGCCTGAAGTGACTCCGGTAGACCTAACGATCATCGAGGCCCTAACCGAGAGTATTGGCTGGGTCGGATTGGTATTTGTAGCCATCGGAAACTTTTTCAATCCGGAAACCTTCACAGCTTCCATGGAGGGCGCCAGAGGTATAGTCGGAATCAGCGTTGAAGTTGAAAGAGCCGCTGAAGCCGGTCCACTAAGTTATGCCTGGATTGTGGCGCTACTCTCACTGTCTCTCGGCGCGATGAATATTCTGCCGATTCCGCCTCTAGATGGCGGAAAGATAGTATTGGAAATCATTGAGAAGATCGCTGGTAGGCCCCTGCACAAAAGTTTCACGATGGCCGTCAGTATCGCAGGCGCACTACTTCTGTTCGGACTCATCGGCTACTTGATATACGCTGACATAATGCGGTATTTCATCAATACGTAA
- the dxr gene encoding 1-deoxy-D-xylulose-5-phosphate reductoisomerase → MSRPLNVILLGSTGSIGVQAIQVAEKYPDRIRLIGLAAHRSSAVIAEQAIALRVDNIALADEKAASEARGHLADAGYGHINVEAGSDALVDLAQHPDADIVLNAMVGSAGLRVTLAALSAGKILALANKESLVVGGELIRPLLKPGLLRPVDSEHSAIFQCLGGSDTRFVSRLWLTASGGPFRDFTSDQLVGVTAKQALEHPTWKMGPKISIDSATLMNKGLEVIEAYHLFGVGYESISVIVHPQSLIHSMVEYSDGSILAHLGATDMRIPIQYAFSYPERWEIPCPNIDLTSFDAIKLKAPDTETFPCLNLAYAAGRTGGTAPAVLNAANESAVEAFLEGRCGFLDIPSIVAHALEMHDVEPVESIYQIEDIDRQARESASRYIAKLSD, encoded by the coding sequence ATGAGCCGGCCACTCAACGTAATCCTGCTCGGCTCAACCGGGTCGATCGGAGTTCAGGCAATTCAAGTGGCAGAAAAGTATCCTGATCGAATTCGCCTAATTGGACTTGCCGCCCACAGGAGCTCGGCAGTAATCGCCGAGCAAGCGATCGCATTGCGTGTAGACAATATCGCGCTTGCCGATGAAAAGGCCGCCAGCGAGGCTCGAGGTCATCTTGCTGATGCAGGATATGGTCACATCAATGTCGAGGCCGGTTCGGATGCGCTGGTTGATCTGGCTCAACACCCGGATGCCGACATCGTTTTAAACGCAATGGTTGGATCCGCTGGGCTGAGAGTTACTCTTGCAGCTCTTTCTGCCGGCAAGATTTTGGCTCTCGCTAACAAAGAATCGCTTGTTGTCGGCGGTGAGCTTATTCGGCCCCTTCTCAAACCAGGTCTTTTGCGACCAGTTGACTCGGAGCACTCGGCGATATTCCAGTGCCTGGGTGGCTCTGACACTAGGTTCGTGTCTCGCCTGTGGCTAACTGCGTCTGGAGGTCCCTTTCGCGACTTTACCTCCGATCAGCTCGTCGGAGTCACGGCCAAGCAGGCACTTGAGCACCCAACCTGGAAGATGGGTCCGAAGATATCCATTGATTCAGCGACTTTGATGAACAAAGGGCTTGAGGTTATCGAGGCTTACCACCTGTTCGGTGTGGGTTACGAAAGCATCTCGGTAATTGTGCACCCACAATCGCTGATTCACTCAATGGTCGAATACTCCGACGGCTCAATTCTCGCGCATCTTGGTGCAACCGATATGCGCATACCGATTCAATATGCCTTCTCATATCCTGAGCGCTGGGAGATACCTTGCCCCAATATAGATCTCACATCCTTCGATGCGATAAAGTTGAAAGCACCGGATACAGAGACATTTCCCTGCCTGAACCTGGCGTACGCTGCAGGTCGGACAGGTGGCACAGCACCAGCGGTTCTGAACGCAGCAAATGAAAGTGCAGTTGAGGCCTTCCTCGAAGGGCGCTGTGGTTTTCTCGATATTCCTTCTATCGTTGCCCACGCCTTGGAGATGCACGACGTTGAGCCAGTCGAATCGATTTATCAGATCGAAGATATAGATCGCCAAGCGAGAGAGAGTGCATCGCGGTATATAGCGAAGTTGTCGGATTGA
- a CDS encoding phosphatidate cytidylyltransferase, with protein sequence MTGKGPAIDALKLLSGFAVRVLTGGGIAAIMLLVVFYGQTTGVGVLFSLISMASVRELYRIIRPNQKYTTDFLGIAMTGALPLAAAYGGYSGLIAATALGALLCMFVHCLLLGLRTSECAVTIFGAIYIGFMLSHLVLLHNLESGLIIALATILGVWANDVFAYLIGSAFGKHKLAPRISPKKSWEGFFGGAVFTVATWAALSLFPQANLELYELIVIGACIALTAVAGDLLESRIKREAGVKDSGRIFPGHGGMLDRFDSLIVVSPVAFYLYLLMGA encoded by the coding sequence ATGACGGGTAAGGGTCCCGCCATCGATGCGCTAAAACTGCTTTCAGGGTTTGCGGTTCGAGTTCTGACTGGCGGAGGAATAGCCGCGATTATGCTTCTCGTGGTTTTTTATGGCCAAACCACGGGTGTCGGCGTACTTTTCTCGCTGATATCGATGGCCTCAGTACGGGAGCTATACCGCATCATACGACCGAACCAAAAGTACACTACCGATTTTCTTGGAATCGCAATGACGGGCGCACTCCCGCTAGCCGCTGCTTATGGTGGCTATTCTGGCCTGATTGCTGCGACGGCCCTAGGGGCACTTCTTTGCATGTTTGTGCACTGTTTACTGCTCGGCTTGCGTACCTCGGAGTGCGCTGTAACTATCTTTGGCGCGATCTATATCGGATTCATGCTTTCTCATCTGGTGTTGCTGCATAACTTGGAATCCGGTTTGATCATAGCTTTAGCTACAATCTTAGGCGTGTGGGCCAATGATGTATTTGCTTACCTTATTGGATCTGCTTTCGGAAAACATAAACTGGCGCCAAGGATATCTCCGAAGAAGTCCTGGGAAGGGTTCTTTGGTGGAGCTGTCTTTACAGTTGCTACATGGGCTGCCCTGTCGCTCTTTCCACAAGCCAATCTCGAGCTTTACGAGCTGATCGTGATCGGCGCTTGCATCGCACTGACGGCTGTGGCAGGTGACTTACTCGAGTCTCGAATTAAGCGTGAGGCGGGTGTGAAGGATTCGGGAAGGATATTTCCTGGGCACGGCGGAATGCTGGATCGCTTTGACAGTCTAATCGTGGTTTCGCCGGTTGCGTTCTACCTCTATCTGTTGATGGGCGCATGA
- a CDS encoding isoprenyl transferase yields the protein MPPSHTSLRSFFAKGSGSGLIDKIDLEKIPGHIAIIMDGNGRWAASRGLPRLAGHRAGTKAVREAIACSLELGVKTLTIYSFSSENWSRPANEVFGLMDLFVEVLQQELSNIQKMGVRVIVAGNREQLPALTADAFRKCELETTNNTAMTLVVALNYGGRDDILRATRKIAEACLDGAITPNSIDETLFSAHLYTAQVPDPDLVIRTSGEMRLSNFLLWQIAYSELWVTDTLWPDFDRHELLQAIVEYQGRHRRFGGSE from the coding sequence ATGCCCCCATCACATACCTCATTGCGCTCTTTCTTTGCGAAGGGGAGTGGCTCCGGATTGATAGACAAGATCGATCTGGAAAAAATACCTGGCCACATTGCAATCATTATGGATGGAAATGGTCGCTGGGCGGCAAGCCGTGGATTACCTCGGCTTGCCGGTCACCGTGCAGGCACCAAAGCTGTACGCGAGGCTATCGCGTGCTCTTTGGAGCTTGGCGTCAAAACTTTGACTATCTACTCTTTCTCATCGGAAAACTGGTCTCGCCCAGCCAATGAGGTATTTGGATTGATGGATCTTTTCGTGGAAGTGCTACAACAAGAGCTTTCAAATATCCAAAAGATGGGAGTTCGAGTAATTGTGGCAGGAAATCGCGAGCAGTTACCTGCACTTACAGCCGATGCATTTCGTAAATGTGAACTTGAAACTACGAACAACACTGCAATGACTTTAGTTGTAGCTCTGAACTATGGTGGTCGTGACGACATACTTCGAGCGACTAGGAAGATTGCGGAAGCTTGTCTTGATGGGGCTATAACTCCAAACTCAATCGATGAGACCCTCTTTTCGGCTCATCTCTATACCGCCCAGGTTCCGGATCCAGATCTCGTGATAAGAACGAGTGGTGAAATGAGACTGTCGAACTTTCTGTTGTGGCAGATCGCGTACTCTGAGCTCTGGGTCACTGATACTCTGTGGCCTGATTTCGACCGTCACGAGCTGCTCCAAGCCATAGTGGAGTATCAGGGCAGACACAGGCGGTTCGGGGGCAGTGAATGA
- the frr gene encoding ribosome recycling factor, whose translation MISEIIKSASEHMDKSVSVLAQEFASVRTGRASAMVFDRITVEYYGVATPLAQIAAIKAPEPQLLVIEPWDKSMLGPIEKAIISSDLGLNPSNDGNIIRVPFPALNEERRLDLVKLCKGYAEEARVAIRNVRREANEKLKRLEKEGAISQDDLKRAEAEVQKATDAHISRIDETLKRKDEEIMEV comes from the coding sequence ATGATATCGGAGATTATAAAGAGCGCTTCCGAGCATATGGATAAGAGTGTATCTGTCCTTGCCCAGGAGTTTGCTAGTGTTCGTACCGGGCGAGCCTCGGCTATGGTTTTTGACAGAATCACGGTCGAGTATTACGGAGTGGCTACTCCGCTAGCGCAGATTGCAGCTATCAAGGCACCAGAACCCCAGCTCCTGGTCATTGAGCCTTGGGATAAGAGCATGTTGGGGCCGATCGAAAAGGCGATAATCTCTTCTGACTTGGGTTTGAACCCTTCGAATGATGGAAATATCATCAGGGTGCCATTCCCGGCACTGAATGAAGAGCGAAGGCTCGATCTAGTCAAGCTGTGCAAGGGGTATGCCGAGGAGGCAAGAGTTGCGATCCGCAATGTCCGTCGTGAAGCCAATGAGAAACTCAAGCGCCTGGAAAAAGAGGGGGCAATAAGTCAGGACGACCTCAAGCGCGCTGAAGCTGAAGTTCAGAAGGCCACCGATGCGCATATCTCTCGCATTGATGAGACGCTAAAGCGCAAAGACGAAGAGATCATGGAGGTCTAG
- a CDS encoding UMP kinase — protein sequence MGEYRFNRVLLKLSGEALMGDAVYGIDPEVLLSLAQQIKPVVERGVQVSIVVGGGNIFRGLAASSKGMDRAQADYMGMLATVMNSLALQDALERYGIFTRVMTAIEMQALAEPYIRRRAIRHIEKGRVVIFAAGTGNPYFTTDTTAALRALEIGADCIMKATKVDGVYSADPFLDPDAERYEQLSYIDVLSQGLQVMDSTAISLCMDNDLPILIFNMQVEGNIERALMGQDVGTIISGVQK from the coding sequence ATGGGCGAATACCGATTCAATCGAGTGCTGCTAAAACTGTCAGGAGAAGCTCTTATGGGAGATGCAGTGTATGGCATCGATCCTGAGGTTCTCTTGTCCTTGGCCCAACAGATCAAGCCTGTAGTTGAGAGAGGTGTTCAGGTTTCGATTGTTGTGGGCGGCGGAAATATATTCCGGGGCTTAGCAGCATCCTCCAAAGGCATGGATCGTGCTCAGGCAGACTATATGGGGATGCTTGCTACCGTAATGAACTCACTTGCTCTTCAAGATGCCCTTGAGCGATACGGCATTTTTACACGAGTTATGACCGCTATCGAGATGCAAGCTCTCGCTGAGCCATACATCCGGCGACGCGCGATTCGGCATATCGAAAAAGGTCGTGTAGTAATTTTTGCTGCTGGTACCGGAAATCCTTATTTCACGACAGACACAACGGCCGCGCTGCGCGCTTTGGAAATCGGTGCCGACTGCATCATGAAAGCCACCAAAGTTGACGGTGTTTACAGTGCCGATCCCTTCCTCGACCCTGATGCGGAGCGCTACGAGCAGCTTTCCTACATCGACGTGCTGAGTCAGGGACTTCAGGTAATGGACTCCACCGCAATATCGCTTTGTATGGATAATGATCTGCCCATTTTGATCTTCAATATGCAAGTGGAGGGAAATATCGAAAGAGCACTTATGGGCCAGGATGTCGGCACGATAATAAGTGGGGTGCAAAAATGA
- a CDS encoding elongation factor Ts: MEISAKMVKELRETTGAGMMDCKNALLEAGGDIDAAVDLLRTKGLAALAKKSSRATNEGVIAGWVGDSRNIAALAEVNCETDFVARNADFKGFANQVAAHVGQASPADISELMSQNFLDRPEKFEAVLGETVGRIGENISVSRFSRYSLSSEFGAITIYIHGVGNIGVMVELAASSADVANSAEFVELGKDVAMQIAAAAPYAVGREDVSSSTIEHELSIYKAQAAESGKPEAIQEKMAQGRLEKFFKEVTLLEQLFVKNDSLTVGKHVEAVAKGVGGSAQVVRFERFVLGDCGAS, from the coding sequence ATGGAAATATCAGCAAAAATGGTCAAGGAGCTTCGCGAGACTACCGGCGCAGGGATGATGGATTGCAAGAATGCGCTTCTGGAGGCAGGTGGAGATATCGATGCTGCGGTAGATCTACTGCGCACGAAAGGACTTGCTGCACTCGCGAAAAAATCGAGCCGCGCGACAAATGAGGGAGTAATCGCTGGCTGGGTAGGTGACTCACGCAATATCGCCGCACTGGCAGAGGTCAACTGCGAGACTGACTTCGTCGCCCGCAACGCCGACTTCAAGGGTTTCGCAAATCAGGTTGCGGCCCATGTGGGGCAAGCTTCTCCGGCCGATATCAGCGAACTCATGTCCCAAAACTTTCTCGATCGCCCTGAAAAGTTCGAAGCTGTTCTCGGCGAAACAGTGGGGCGCATTGGGGAGAACATCAGTGTGTCGAGATTCAGCCGATACAGTCTTTCCTCGGAATTTGGCGCTATCACCATATACATTCATGGTGTAGGTAACATCGGGGTAATGGTTGAACTTGCTGCTTCATCAGCTGATGTGGCCAATTCGGCTGAGTTTGTTGAGCTTGGGAAAGACGTCGCTATGCAGATTGCTGCTGCTGCCCCCTATGCGGTCGGCCGTGAGGATGTTTCTAGCTCAACAATCGAGCACGAGCTGTCAATTTATAAGGCCCAGGCCGCAGAGTCGGGGAAGCCCGAAGCAATTCAGGAAAAGATGGCGCAAGGACGTCTTGAGAAGTTCTTCAAGGAGGTCACCTTGCTCGAGCAGCTCTTTGTCAAAAATGACTCTCTCACTGTTGGCAAACACGTCGAAGCAGTGGCAAAAGGCGTCGGCGGGTCTGCACAGGTTGTGCGTTTTGAGCGCTTCGTTTTAGGCGATTGCGGAGCTTCTTGA